The Sinorhizobium fredii USDA 257 region ACTCGGAGCGCGTCTCGGGGGATGCCAAAGCGATCTTCGACAACATCGGCGTCACCACCTATCGCCACACCGGCAAATTTCATGGAGGTCGGGCATGAACGCTCCCGCCCGCGTTCTCGTCGTCGACGACTCGCCCACAATGCGGGGCCTCATCTCCGCCGTGCTCAACGCCGATCCGGAGGTAAAGGTCGTCGGCCAGGCAGCCGATGCGCTCGAGGCGCGCCAGGCCATCAAACAGCTCGATCCCGATGTCATCACACTCGACATCGAGATGCCGAACATGAACGGCCTCGAGTTCCTCGATAAGATCATGCGGCTCAGGCCCATGCCGGTGATCATGGTCTCGACGCTGACCCACAAGGGCGCCGAGGCAACGATCGCCGCCCTCGAAATCGGTGCCTTCGATTGTGTCGGCAAGCCGCATCCCGGCGATCCGAATCCGTTCGGCGGGCTGGTCGAAAAGGTCAAGGCGGCCGCGCGCTCGCAGCGCAAATCGATGATCACCAGCAACCGGGCGGCATCCGCCCCGGCCGTGGGGACAGTCTCCGATTATAGAGCCGGCCGCAAGATCATCGCGATCGGCGCCTCGACCGGCGGTGTGGAGGCCCTGATCGCGGTCCTGCAAAAGTTCCCGGCGAATTGCCCGCCGACGGTGATCACCCAGCATATGCCGCACACGTTCACCAAGAGCTTTTCCGAGCGGCTGAACCGGCTCTGCGCGCCGAGCGTCCTGGAGGCGACCGACGGCGCCCGGCTCGAAGTCGGCAAGGTCTATCTGGCGCCCGGCGGCGACCGGCACCTGCAGGTCGCCAATGCCTCGGCGCCATGCTGCAGGCTGATTGACCGGGAGCCCGTCAACGGACACCGCCCATCGGTCGACGTCCTGTTCGATTCGGTCGCCGAACTGGCGGGGCGCAATGCAATCGGTGTGATTCTGACCGGCATGGGGCGCGACGGCGCGGCCGGTCTCCTCAAGATGCGGCACGCCGGGGCGCGCACCTTCGGACAAAACGAAAAGACTTGTGTCGTCTACGGAATGCCCAGAGTGGCCCATGAATTGGGTGCTGTCGAAACGCAGC contains the following coding sequences:
- the cheB gene encoding protein-glutamate O-methylesterase CheB gives rise to the protein MNAPARVLVVDDSPTMRGLISAVLNADPEVKVVGQAADALEARQAIKQLDPDVITLDIEMPNMNGLEFLDKIMRLRPMPVIMVSTLTHKGAEATIAALEIGAFDCVGKPHPGDPNPFGGLVEKVKAAARSQRKSMITSNRAASAPAVGTVSDYRAGRKIIAIGASTGGVEALIAVLQKFPANCPPTVITQHMPHTFTKSFSERLNRLCAPSVLEATDGARLEVGKVYLAPGGDRHLQVANASAPCCRLIDREPVNGHRPSVDVLFDSVAELAGRNAIGVILTGMGRDGAAGLLKMRHAGARTFGQNEKTCVVYGMPRVAHELGAVETQLPLGSIGEEILKTAAARKEGSE